A single window of Metallosphaera hakonensis JCM 8857 = DSM 7519 DNA harbors:
- a CDS encoding amino acid permease produces MDSLSNKLKILESSLPSYLVLSESLSSIAPLSSVAAYLTITLAISGSSSALASLMGVGIYGFWVYVGYQLAKLFPSEGGTYTFSRQMYSERIASAVGWVYWGSYMFYMISTSTYASSVLLPLFGVSGLYARLAEIILPSLIILMMISGIRPPLYYSLVTSMIEIIIIYVLGISVLRETGVSLSPFLPQENFSKLVSGALATSFTVAGGGASFFLGKEARGKGRDVSKSFLIAFVLSSSAIVFSSFYLVKAGELEPQIIGSGFPGLLAARTFEGVSFEEVMFILTFNSVIGSLISAYVALSRLSFSLTGWPLSKSIGLIGALFLLLDSLIAISGDPAQWYIYFFIASLFTLLSAHIALSLGFIKVRRKSNFSYLKLIPGPIAGILITASLFFLYESLGDLVIIGIVVTCLLGIFGFIHKTRGLRGKGNFVHQGD; encoded by the coding sequence ATGGATAGCCTATCCAATAAATTAAAGATTCTCGAGTCGTCTCTGCCATCATACCTTGTCCTTAGCGAATCCCTATCCTCAATAGCTCCGTTGAGCTCGGTAGCTGCTTACTTAACTATTACATTGGCAATATCTGGTTCATCGAGCGCTCTAGCATCTCTCATGGGCGTTGGGATTTACGGGTTTTGGGTTTATGTGGGCTATCAACTGGCCAAGCTTTTCCCCTCAGAGGGGGGAACTTATACTTTCTCGAGGCAGATGTACTCTGAGAGAATTGCTTCAGCGGTAGGGTGGGTATATTGGGGTAGTTATATGTTTTACATGATCTCTACTTCTACCTACGCATCCAGCGTACTTCTCCCCCTATTTGGAGTCTCTGGACTATACGCTCGATTAGCGGAAATAATTCTCCCCTCTTTGATTATTCTTATGATGATAAGTGGGATCAGACCACCTCTCTATTACAGCCTCGTGACATCAATGATTGAAATAATTATCATCTATGTTCTGGGCATCTCAGTTTTGAGGGAGACCGGGGTGTCTTTATCTCCATTTCTACCCCAGGAGAATTTCTCGAAATTGGTGAGCGGGGCATTAGCGACTTCGTTTACCGTAGCTGGTGGTGGGGCTTCCTTCTTCTTGGGAAAAGAGGCCCGAGGGAAAGGTAGAGATGTAAGTAAATCTTTCTTGATAGCTTTCGTGTTATCCTCTTCCGCGATTGTTTTCTCCTCGTTTTACTTGGTTAAGGCAGGGGAGCTAGAACCCCAAATTATTGGCTCCGGATTTCCCGGTCTACTAGCTGCTAGAACTTTCGAGGGAGTGAGCTTTGAAGAGGTCATGTTCATATTGACTTTCAATAGCGTGATCGGATCGTTAATTTCTGCTTATGTGGCTCTATCTCGACTTTCCTTTTCATTGACAGGATGGCCTCTCTCTAAGTCCATTGGCCTGATAGGGGCTCTGTTTCTTCTCCTTGATTCCCTTATTGCCATCTCGGGAGACCCGGCTCAATGGTATATCTACTTCTTTATAGCCTCCCTATTCACGCTCTTGAGTGCGCACATAGCTCTCTCCTTAGGATTCATTAAGGTCAGAAGGAAGTCGAATTTTTCTTACCTAAAGCTAATACCAGGCCCCATTGCAGGAATTCTAATTACAGCGAGTCTTTTCTTCCTTTACGAGAGCCTCGGGGACTTGGTGATTATCGGAATAGTCGTAACTTGCTTATTGGGTATTTTCGGCTTCATCCATAAAACTCGGGGCTTACGGGGGAAGGGAAACTTCGTTCATCAAGGAGACTAA
- a CDS encoding PaREP1 family protein: protein MRLPEAIIEIGRETRNETNDALEGKLSVEEIVQIRLETADFYMERAKDLVKTSHILASEMLFKSIAEGIKALGDYFGVKRDLRELPLFLSDILGEWVENAWEIGKRLHYDGYIFEFLQRDDVEQYIKFVDEFLANCKTAVLY, encoded by the coding sequence GTGAGACTTCCCGAAGCTATAATTGAAATTGGAAGAGAGACAAGAAATGAAACAAACGACGCCTTAGAGGGAAAGCTATCCGTAGAAGAGATTGTTCAAATCAGGCTGGAAACTGCAGACTTCTACATGGAAAGGGCTAAGGATTTAGTGAAGACCTCCCATATATTAGCGAGCGAGATGCTCTTCAAGTCCATTGCGGAGGGCATTAAGGCACTAGGAGACTATTTCGGAGTTAAGAGAGATCTGAGAGAATTACCACTCTTCCTCTCAGATATCCTAGGAGAATGGGTAGAGAATGCCTGGGAGATCGGAAAGAGGCTCCATTATGACGGCTACATCTTCGAATTCCTTCAGAGGGATGACGTAGAACAATACATTAAGTTCGTCGACGAATTCCTGGCCAATTGCAAAACGGCCGTACTTTATTGA